CGCTTGTTTGGTTAACGGCATTGGCTGGGGCAATTGGATCGGATTTTGTTTCACTGAATGTTTTCGGACTTGTTCCGGTGCTGCATTTAAGCTATTCGCGTAGTTTACCTGTATCGAGTTATTGGCATTTAATTTTGCTAGGCATTCTTTTGGGCTTGTTTGGGTACTTATACCAGCGAATCTTGTTGGTGATGCCGCGGTGGTATCGCAACTTGACACATTTACCGCGGCCATTACAAGGCATTGTACCGTTTCTGCTGGTGATTCTGGTTGGCTATTTTGCACCAAACTTACTTGGTGGTGGCAATGGTTTGATTGTCGGTTTTGGCCAGTATGTGCCATCTTTGCTTGTATTGATCGCAATTTTTGTTGTACGTTTCGTTTTTTCAATGATTTCATATGGTTCTGGATTACCAGGTGGCATTTTTCTGCCGATTCTTTCTTTGGGTGCCGTGATCGGTGCCATTTATGGCGTCTTCATGAATCAACTCGGCTTATTGCCGCACGTCTATATCATGAACTTAATCATTTTTTCAATGGCCGGTTACTTTGCTGGCATTGGAAAAGCACCGTTTACTGCGATTCTATTGGTAACGGAGATGGTTGGTAATTTGACGCATTTGATGCCGTTAGCGGTTCTATCGTTAACTGCTTATCTCGTGGTTGATTTGCTTGGCGGTGCGCCGATCTATGAAGCGTTACTCGAGCAAATGACAATGCCGAAAACAGTTCAACAGCTTCATCGACCCGACCGACTGGAAATACCGGTTTTCTTCGGCAGTCCCTTGAATGGCAAAATGGTCCGCGATATGCCATGGCCTAAAGAAGCATTACTAATCGGAATCCGGCGTGGCGAACAGGAAGTGATTCCACATGGTGATTCCTTGATCCGTGAAGGTGATACGTTGGTGCTGTTAACGGATGCGACCCAACGTGCTCGGGTCAAGCGGCGGATTGATGCGCTATCGGCGGCGTTGGGGAAAACGCACCAAAACTCATGAGCAAGTTATCTGTCAGGACGTTGACGTGCTTTTATTGTGAGTTATTTTACTTGCTGTGAGACGGTTCAAGTAGCTAAAAAGGTGGATTTCAGCAAAGATGCCTCTTTTAGGTAGAATGCGTTCGCCTTTATGTTGCTTTTATGCTAAACTACTAGGGTGAGATTTTTCGCAAGGGAGGCAACAACTTGCAAAGTTTATTGACCACATTTCTTGTGATCGATTCGATTTTGATCGTGATCGCAACATTAATGCAACCAAGCAAACAACAAGATGCGTTAAGCGCATTGTCCGGTGGGGCAACAGATCTTTTCGGGAAGACGAAATCCCGCGGCTTCGAAGCTTTCATGGAGAAAGTCACCGTTGTACTAGGTGTTATTTTCTTCGGCCTCGCAATCGCGCTGGTATATCTGGAAGCCCATTAACGAAAGTCTCCTGGTACTCAGGAGACTTTTTTTGCAGAGCGTTCATTGGCCCGGTTTCTGGGCCAGGAAACGCGTTTCGACAGCAACTGCGGTGGAATAGCTAACCATATGACAAGGCTGACTTTATCCGCCAATAGACAAGACCTACAACCGTTTTTTCACCGCAATATCGAGCCTTTTCACCAAGAGATTGAAGTTCCACTTGTCCACCCAGCCACTTGCCACAAAGGATGAAACCCATCATGATCTTTCGTGAACCGCAACCATTCGAATACGAGGGCACTGATACCGGTGTTGTTTTGCTGCATGCCTATACTGGCAGCCCAAACGACATGAACTTCATGGGGCGGGCCTTGCAGCGGGCTGGGTATGGCGTGTATGCGCCGTTGTTCACGGGACATGGTACCATTGAGCCAATGGATATTGTGACTAAGGGCAACCCAGATATTTGGTGGGCAGAGGCCAGCGCGGCTGTTTCGCATATGACAGCAAAGTATGACCGTGTTTTTGTTTTTGGATTATCACTCGGCGGTATTTTCGCCATGAAAGCTTTGGAAATATTACCCGGTGTCACAGCTGGCGGCGTTTTTTCATCGCCGATCTTACCGGGCAAGCATCATCTCGTGCCAGGGTTTCTGAGATACGCACAATATATGAATCGTTTGGCAGGTGTACCGGACGAAAGTACTCAGATTTTGGCTTACTTACCAGGCCAGCTGGCGGCGATTGACAATTTCGCCACTGGGGTTGCCGCCGATCTGTATTTAGTTAATAAGCCGATCTTTATCGGCCAAGCCGGTGCTGATGAATTAGTTGATGGGCAGCTGGCCTATCAGCTACGGGATGCACTCATCAATGCACCGCAAGTAGATTTCCATTGGTATGACAATGCCAAACATGTGATCACCGTGAATTCGGCGCATCACGCACTACAACAAGACGTTATCGCATTTATGCAACAAGAAAACGAGGGATAGCATGACCACAGTTGGCCATATTCGTAATGAACTTTTAGCAACATTTCGTAAAAATCCGAAGATTGATTATTCGGTCCAGACGCTGAGTCGTGCCTTGAAATTAAACGAAGGCACTGATTTTAAAACGCTGGTTCAAGCCTTAACTGGTATGGAAAATGACAATTTAATCCATCCCATTAGTGAAGGCCGTTATGCTTGGGGCGGCACGCCTAAAGTGTTGACAGGTATTTTCCATGGCAATGAAAAAGGGTTTGGTTTCGTTGCGATTGAAGATCAGGACAATGATGTTTATGTGCCGTCAACGAGCACTGATTTTGCTTTGGACGGTGATACCGTTGAAGTCCGTACCGTCCGTGAAGCACGCCCAAACGATACGCGTGGACCAGAAGGCGAAATCACTAAGGTTGTTGAACGCAGCCTAACGACACTTGTAGGCGAATTCAAACCATTTTCCGACAAAGATCGGGCCAAGTCTGGTTTTATTGGTATGGTTGTCAGCCACGAGAAGAAACTGAAGAATTTTCCGGTTTATGTCAAAGACACTGGTACCATGCCGCAATTAGGCGACATGACGGTTACCGAGATTACGGAATTTCCTAATGAACACCATCCGAAGCTGATGTATGGCATGGTGGTTGAAACATTGGGAAATAAGAATGATCCCGGTGTGGATATTATGTCATTAGTGATGCAAAACCATATCAAGACTGAGTTTCCTGATGAGGTAATGACTCAAACTAATGATATCCCGGATCATGTCACCCCAGAAGAACGGGTGAACCGTAAAGATATCACCGATCAAGCCGTTGTGACGATTGACGGCGACGACAGTAAAGACTTCGATGATGCCGTTGTCGTTTGGAAATTGCCAAACGGAAACTTCCATCTTGGTGTGCATATTGCAGACGTGTCGCACTATGTTACAGAAGGCTCAGCGTTGGACAAAGAAGCGTTTGATCGCGGGACTAGTACGTATCTGGTCGACCGTGTCATTCCGATGCTGCCATTCCGGCTGTCTAATGGCATTTGTTCGTTGAATCCTGGCGTTGATCGCTTGGCGATGTCTTGTGATATGGAAATTGATCAAGATGGTCACGTGGTTAATCACGAGATTTATCAAAGCATCATCAAGAGCCATGCGCGGATGACTTATAACAACGTCAACAAGATTGTGACCGACCATGACCCAGAAGTGATGGCCGAGTATCAGGAACTTGTGCCGATGTTTGAAGACATGGTTCAACTGCATCAAATTCTTTACAAGATGCGGCATGCTCGAGGTGCCATTGACTTCGAAGAAAACGAAGCCAAGATCATTGTTGATGATATGGGTCACCCAACAGACATTGTTCTGCGTGAGCGTGGTGTGTCAGAACGAATGATTGAATCCTTCATGCTGGCCGCTAACGAAACCGTCGCTGAACATTACAACAAGCAACATTTACCATTCTTATACCGGGTTCACGAAACACCAGATGCCGACCGCATTAAAGAATTCATGGAATTCATTGCTAGTTTTGGTATCACCGTGCCGATGAAAAAAGGCAAAGAAATCACCCCAAAGCAACTTCAGGATGTTGTGACAGATGTCACCGGCACGCCTGAAGAAGCAATGGTGAGCGTTAAAATGCTGCGGAGTTTAAAACAGGCTCGGTATTCACCAGATCCACTTGGACATTTTGGCTTGGCAGCAAAGTATTACTGCCACTTTACCAGTCCAATTCGGCGTTATCCTGACTTGGTCGCTCATCGCTTGATTCGTGATTATGCGGTTGAAGGCACTGGCGACGATATCAAGGCAAGCTGGAATAAGAAATTACCAGATATTGCAGCTCAGGCATCCATGGCGGAACGGCGGAGCATTGACGCTGAGCGTGCAGTTGACGATCTTAAGAAAGCTGAATTTATGGCTGATAAGGTCGGCGAAGAATTTGATGCTGTTGTTAGCGGCGTGACGAGCTTTGGGATGTTTGTGGCTTTGCCGAACACCGTAGAAGGGCTTGTTCATATCACGCGGATGACCGATGATTATTATTCATTCATCGATAGTCAGATGGCTTTAGTTGGCGAACGCACCAAGCGCACGTACCGAATTGGCCAGTCTTTGCGAGTTAAACTTGATAATGTTGATATTGATCAACGACAGGTAGACTTTTCATTGATTCCTGATGAAAATACGCCAACAAGTGATCTGGGCAAGTTCGTCAAAAAAGAAGACCGGCGTGAACGTCGGCCAAATGGCAACAAGCCTGGTTTTGGCAATAATAACCATGGTGGGCCAAATCGTAATCAACACAACAATCGACCACGCAAACCAGCTGGTGCGCCACATCAAGGCAAGCACTATAATGCCAAGCGCGGCACTAAATAACGCTGGGAACTTTTGAAAGGGGGATGGTTCAATGGCGAAGAAACATCGACAAAAACCTGACAACCTGCTCGCCCAGAATAAAAAGGCCGGTCATGATTACAACATTCTTGATACCTACGAAGCCGGTATTGCGCTGACAGGTACCGAAATCAAATCCGTGCGTGATGGCAAACTTAATTTACGTGACGGTTTTGCCCGAATTCGGAATAATGAGGCGTGGTTAGAAAACGTCCACATTAGTCCGTATAAAGAGGGCAATTTATTCAACGTTGACCCAATGCGTAATCGCAAGCTGCTCTTGCACAAACGAGAAATTCGCAAGTTAGGTCAAATGACAGCGCGCCAAGGTGTCACGCTTGTGCCGTTGCGGATGTATCTAAAACACGGCTATGCCAAGGTTCTGATTGGTGTGGCTGAAGGGAAGCATAACTACGACAAACGTGAAACCTTAAAGCGCAAGGATCAGGAACGCGAGGTTCAGCGCGCTTTGAAGGCACGGTATTAAACGCCCAGTGGCATTAAGCTAATGCTGATCTGAGCATCAAAAATCGATCTTCTAGCTTGTCCATCAGCAATATCATGATGTCGCTGATGTGCAGGTTAGGTGACGTTATGCCAACTGAGTTTTATCAGTAAAGAGCATCGGGAGAAACCCGATGCTCTTTTTGTTTTGCTATCATTTATTTCTAAACAAGCTAAAGTGTTGATGTTATATAAATAATTACACTATTGATTGACTAATGATTTCTTTTTCATTGTTTTGCTTATTTATTTATATAAAATGGCGATTTTTCCTTCTAAGGTTTTACTTAAGTAAGAACTAATATAAAATAGGGCAAGGAGACTGTCGTTGGTCAATGCCTTTGTCGACGAACTTCAGTTGAGGAGGGAGGATAGCATTTGTGGTCACACTGTCTGATGTCGCGAAAGAAGCCAATGTTTCAAAAATGACCGTGTCCCGTGTCATCAATCATCCTGAGCAAGTGACGCCTGAGTTAAAACAACTCGTCGAACAAGCAATGGCGATTTTGCATTATCGACCTAACTCTGCAGCGAAGGCTTTGGCCAATAATCGGACTAACGTTATCAAGTTTTTGATTCTTGAAGATGTGGATACGACCGAACCTTATTACATGACGTTGCTATTCGGCATTGCCCGAGGACTTGATCGTCAGCAGTATGCTTTGCAATTAGTGACAGATTGCGAGCATCTTGATTTGGATCACGCCGATGGGTACATTATTACGGGTGCGCGGTCGACTGATTGTCAATGGATTGATCAGTTAGCGAAACCGGTTGTTTTATTTGGGGAAAATCGTCATGGTTATGATTTTATTGATACGGACAATAAATTAGGCGAACAGCAAGCAACCGAATATGCGCTGGCCAAGAATTATCAATCGATTATTTTTCTTGGTATTGATGTGAGAGAACCGTTTGAATATTCGCGTGAAGCAGGGTATATCAATACTTTGCAGAGACATCAAAAAGTACCGCAGATTCATCGAATGGGTAATCATAGTCACGAATCGCAACATTTTATCAGTGAAAATTGGCGAAAGTTCGCGCGAAATACTGTTTTCATCTGTGCAAGTGATCGCCTCGCGTTAGGTGCGGTCAGAGCGATTCAACAAAATGGTGGGCGAATTCCAACCGACTTTGGCGTCATCGGATTTGATGGCGTTTTTCTGGATCAAGTTTCAAATCCAAAATTAACCACCGTGAAACAACCGGTGGTGCAACTTGGTGAACTATTAGCACGGATGCTCTTGCAAAAAATCGCCCAGTCAGGCGCACAACAAGGTGAACTACTGGTGCCGCCAAAATTAGTGCTGCGCGGGACGATACGCACTTAGGTGATTATAGAATTCCGATCTGGCAAAATGAGTTTGTCTACTGATAGGTCGGGGTAACATTCACAGTTATCAAACAGGCCAACAATTTTCCGCTGGGAAATTGTTGGCTTTTCTTCACTTCATTTTGATAACGGTAACAAACGCAGTTAACTTGTATCATGCGTGCGCTTTCACTATGCTAGTTGGAAAAGGGGGCGGGTCACATGAGCACTTGGTATGATCAGGCGATTATTTATCAAATTTATCCGAAGTCATTTCAGGACAGTGATGGCGACGGTATTGGGGATCTTAACGGCATTCGGCAACGCATACCGTATCTGCAGGACTTAGGCATCAACGCCGTTTGGCTGAATCCTGTGTTTGTATCACCGCAAGTCGATAATGGGTATGATGTCGCCAACTATTACGCGATTGATGAGCGAATGGGAACGATGGCCGATATGCAGGCTTTGATTCATGAACTTCATGAAGCGGGTATCCGTATCATCCTGGATTTTGTTTTGAACCACACATCAGATCAGCACCCGTGGTTTCAAGATGCAAGCCGGAATGTAAAAAGTATTTATCGCCTCAATTTTCAAGTCAAGTGCAACGATGATAACGAATTCTTGATAGTGGTCTAGGCTGTTACGCCATGCATCGGTAGTAATCGCATGGGCGAAGATAGTTCAGAATACGTCTGGGACGATGGTTCAGTGCGGATTGGACTGCTTGAATTTCAACCAGGGTAATTGCTCTGAGAGACTTCCCTTTCGGGAAGAATTCCCTAAGCAGTCCATTGGCGTTCTCGTTTGTGCCACGCTCCCAAGGCGAGTACGGATGTGCGAAGTAAATCTGGGTTCCAACAATCTCTGATAACTTGGCAAACTCGGAACCATTGTCAAAAGTGATACTCTCAAATTCCTTGGCCCCGTAGTCGTCGATCGTGTCCTGCAAGGCTTTAAGGCAGGTGCCCGCATGATAGTCAGGAATCTTGACGATGATCTCAGTCCGGCTGTACCGTTCTGTGAGCGTCATTAATGCTGGCTCATCAGCTAAGCGAATACCTTTGACCAAGTCGCCTTCCCAATGTCCCACGCCTGTGCGGTCATTCACGGCCGCAGGACGCAACTCGATTGAGTCGCCGTATATCTTCTTATTCTTGCGCTTGTGGGCGTTCTTATAGCCTTTGATGCGGCGTCGGAGCTTCTTGGGAAGTGTCATGTTGTCTAGCTCAAGCAGCCCGGCGTCGATGTAGCGATAGACAGTTGTCGTTGAAGGGCAAGCCTTGCCCTGGTCGCGATAGAAGTGTACGAAGCTATCAACGCTGTGTACGCGCGGCTTACGAGTAAGCTCCCTGGCGAGAGCCTTGAAGAACGCACGGCCGGTCTTAAGAAAGGCGTAGTGACCGGTTCTATCGCGTTTACGGTCGTGCATGGCTTGGGCAGTTTCCGCAAGATAGACTTGATGCGAGTGACGCTTCGAGTCGAGCTGAGTTACAGATCCACGCGTGATTTCTCGTGAGATTGTCGCTTTACTGCGATGAAGCTTCTGTGCAATCACGGTCGCGGTGTCACCAGCAGCCTGAAGGGCCTGAATTGTAGCACGGTCGCTAAAACTGAGTTGTTGGTAATGCTTGTGGGTGTTAGTCTGAGAGTGGGTCATGAAGATTCCTGCTTTCTTGTTTAGCTAGCACTAACAAGAATAGGTCTTCATGGCCTTTATGGTCTAGTCGTCAGGGTGTTGCACTTGAATTGTAAACTGGGGAAAAGTATTTATCGTGATTATTATATTTTTTCTGGACATCATCATAAAAGACCAAATAATTGGGGAAGCTTCTTCGGCGGCTCGGTTTGGTCGCCTGATCCAGCCGGTACCGGTCAATCCTATTTCCATTTATTTGATCAGCACATGCCGGATTTGAATTGGGCCAATGCCGAGGTTCGGCGTGCGATGGGGGATGTTGCTGAATTTTGGCTAAACAAGGGAATTGATGGGTTGCGGCTTGACGCGTTTATTCATATTGCCAAAGTTGATCTGGCGCAAAACTATCCAACGTCGGAAAGCCAACAAGAGCCTGTGATTGCAGAACCGTTTTTTGCTAATCTGCCCAATGTTCAGCGGTGGTTGCGGCCCTTCTGTGCTCAGATCAAGGCAGATTTTCCAAATACCTTTATACGTGGGGAAGCGGCAAGTGCAAATGTCAATCTTGCTGTTGACTACACGAGCCAGCATAACAAATTGATGGATAGTGTGATTACTTTCCGATATTTTACCGAAGATACAACGCAACTTGACACCAGCATCCCAGCGCAGTATCAGCCGAAACCTTTGGATTTTGCAAAGTTTAAACAGACACAGGTTGTTTGGCAGCAAACACTTGCTGGTGTGTCGTTGCCGACGCTTTATTGGGGCAATCATGATATGGCTCGTCTGGCTACGCGCGTTGCCCATTCAGCGATTCAGGCGAGAAGTCTGGCAGTGTTGATGTATTTACAACGCGGTATTCCAATCATCTATTACGGTGAAGAGCTAGGACTTGAAAATCTCACGTTGCCTGATGCGAAAGCTTTTTCCGATCCAAGCGTCCCGCGTTTCATTGCAGCAGCTGTGGATGCAGGGTATACCCAGGAGGCGGCGTTAGCGATGGTCAATGCGACCCATAAGTTGCCAGCGAGAGGGCCGATGACGTGGGATGCGACAACCAATAGTGGCTTTACGAGCGGCACGCCTTGGTTGGTTGGCAAGCGCAGCAGCTGCACGCATGTTGCCGAACAACAACATGATCCGCACAGCAGCCTTGCATTTTACAAGCAATTGATTGCTTTAAAGAAACGGTCAGTCTTTCAAACAGGCAGTTTTCGACTGTTGAGCACGGGGCCAGACAGCTATGTGTATCTTCGCCAGACAGACAAGGCGATTGCCGTTGTGGCGGTTGCTTTGAGTGATAAAACAGTCAACCTTAGATTGCCAGCCGGTGACTATCAAGCGGTGCTAATCGTCGGTGACGCGACACTGAGCGAAGAAACACTGACACTATCAGCCGATTCAGCAGCAGTATTCATTCAGGAAAAGGAGCGTGCTAAGCCATGAATTTAGCAGCTATGTCTCATCGACCAGAAAGTGAAGATTGTTTCTTATATACCAATAAAAAGCTACGTTTGCGGTTCCATACGGCACAAAACGATGTCGCCAAGGTGGTTGTTTTGTATGGTGATCCTTACTGGCAAGAGCTTGATCAGCATCAACAATATCGGTTGAGTTATCAGCGCAAACCGATGAGTCAGCTAGGGACAGGTCAAGTTGCTGATCATTGGGGAGTGACCTTGGAGGCGCCTTATCAACGTCTGCAGTACCTGTTTGAAGTGACCGGACAGGACGGTAGCAAATGGTTATTTGGTGATCGGGGATTGCGAAAAGACACAGAGTCCGCGCGAATTGATACCGGCAATTATTTTCGTGTGCCGTATTTTCACGAGATTGATCGGGTGAAAACGCCTGATTGGGTGAAAGAAACCGTTTGGTACCAAATTTTTCCGGAAAGATTTGCCAACGGTGATAGCACAAATGATCCTGTTGGCACGAAACCTTGGCGACCGTCTGATCATCCTGGACGTGATGATTACTATGGTGGTGATTTACAGGGGGTCTTGGATCACTTAGATGATTTGCAAGCATTGGGTGTCAATGGTCTGTACTTTTGTCCTATCTTTACCGCGAGTTCAAACCATAAATATGACACCATTGATTATTTAACGATTGATCCGGATTTCGGTGATAAGACACTGTTTGCCAAGTTGGTTAATGAAGCCCATAAACGCGGGATGCGCGTCATGCTGGATGCCGTGTTTAACCACATGGGCTTTGCTAGCATGCAGTGGCAGGATGTCTTAGCAAATGGCAAAAAATCACGCTTTGCTTCGTGGTTCCACATTCATGATTATCCATTGACGCCATTTCATAATCCCCTGAAAGGCGAGGGAGCGCCACAATACGATACATTTGCGTTTGAGTCGCGAATGCCAAAGTTAGATACGGCCAATCCAGCGGTTCAGGATTATCTACTGCAAGTGGCAACTTACTGGATTCAAGCATTTGATATTGATGCCTGGCGTTTAGATGTGGCGAACGAAGTTGATCATCATTTTTGGAAAAGATTTTACAGCGCTGTCACCGCCATTAAACCGGATTTTTATATTTTGGGCGAGGTTTGGCATAGCAGTCAACCTTGGTTAAATGGCGATGAATTTTCCGGTGTTATGAATTATGCCTTCACGCAGCAAATAGAGGACCACTTTTTGACCGGTAAGCAGACAGCTGCGGGGATGACCGCTTTGTTAACGGACCAATTGATGCTTTACCGCGATCAGACAAATCAAGTGATGTTAAATATGTTAGATTCGCACGATACACCGCGGTTGTTAACGGTAGCAGGTGATGACATTGATCTAGCGTTGCAAGCATTGACCTTTGCTTTTCTTCAGACAGGTACGCCATGTCTTTATTATGGAACTGAGATGGGCATGGATGGGGAAAATGATCCTGATGATCGAAAACCAATGGATTGGACAAAATTAGGTCAGCCAATTTGGCAACGGGTGGCGAAGCTCATCGGCTTTCGTCGTGAACATGCGGCTACCCTTGGGCGTGGTATGACCAAATTAGAAGTGACACCTTCTGGATTAATTAAGGTTGTGCGCCACGGCCGTGAAACGCTGACGGCATATTTCAATACCACAGCGTCATCGGTTCCTTTGACGGCGGCACCTGTTTTGCATCAAAGGTTTGCTCAAAATGAGTTAGCTCCAAAAGGATTTGTTGTAGTAGTAAACTAATTATGATAGCGGTAACATTCATTTTGCGATTGTATAGCGCTTTCATTCATCTATAATAAAGTGTGTCCTTTAAGTGGTTGTTGCCATGACTATCGTAAAGAAAATGGTCACAAGGGAGAAGTGGAGAAGATGAAAAGAACATGAAAAGAACATTTGCCGTCGATCCGTGGATGATTGCAACCCATCAGTTTCATCCAGAGGACAAGCGGCTTCAAGAAAGTTTGACGGCAATTGGTAACGGCTACATGGGCATGCGCGGGAATTTTGAGGAACAGTACTCGGGGGATCAGCTTTCGGGAACTTATCTCGGTGGTGTTTGGTTTCCGGATAAAACCCGCGTTGGTTGGTGGAAAAATGGCTATCCTGCGTACTTTGGCAAAGCAATCAATGCACCCAGCTTTTTGCCAATTCGCATCAAAGTGAATGAACAACCGGTTGATTTGGCCAAAAACAGTTTTCGGGATTTCTATTTGGCACTTGATTTACATCAGGGAT
This genomic window from Lacticaseibacillus paracasei subsp. paracasei contains:
- the smpB gene encoding SsrA-binding protein SmpB, with protein sequence MAKKHRQKPDNLLAQNKKAGHDYNILDTYEAGIALTGTEIKSVRDGKLNLRDGFARIRNNEAWLENVHISPYKEGNLFNVDPMRNRKLLLHKREIRKLGQMTARQGVTLVPLRMYLKHGYAKVLIGVAEGKHNYDKRETLKRKDQEREVQRALKARY
- a CDS encoding alpha/beta hydrolase, giving the protein MIFREPQPFEYEGTDTGVVLLHAYTGSPNDMNFMGRALQRAGYGVYAPLFTGHGTIEPMDIVTKGNPDIWWAEASAAVSHMTAKYDRVFVFGLSLGGIFAMKALEILPGVTAGGVFSSPILPGKHHLVPGFLRYAQYMNRLAGVPDESTQILAYLPGQLAAIDNFATGVAADLYLVNKPIFIGQAGADELVDGQLAYQLRDALINAPQVDFHWYDNAKHVITVNSAHHALQQDVIAFMQQENEG
- a CDS encoding LacI family DNA-binding transcriptional regulator; its protein translation is MVTLSDVAKEANVSKMTVSRVINHPEQVTPELKQLVEQAMAILHYRPNSAAKALANNRTNVIKFLILEDVDTTEPYYMTLLFGIARGLDRQQYALQLVTDCEHLDLDHADGYIITGARSTDCQWIDQLAKPVVLFGENRHGYDFIDTDNKLGEQQATEYALAKNYQSIIFLGIDVREPFEYSREAGYINTLQRHQKVPQIHRMGNHSHESQHFISENWRKFARNTVFICASDRLALGAVRAIQQNGGRIPTDFGVIGFDGVFLDQVSNPKLTTVKQPVVQLGELLARMLLQKIAQSGAQQGELLVPPKLVLRGTIRT
- a CDS encoding glycoside hydrolase family 13 protein, whose protein sequence is MNLAAMSHRPESEDCFLYTNKKLRLRFHTAQNDVAKVVVLYGDPYWQELDQHQQYRLSYQRKPMSQLGTGQVADHWGVTLEAPYQRLQYLFEVTGQDGSKWLFGDRGLRKDTESARIDTGNYFRVPYFHEIDRVKTPDWVKETVWYQIFPERFANGDSTNDPVGTKPWRPSDHPGRDDYYGGDLQGVLDHLDDLQALGVNGLYFCPIFTASSNHKYDTIDYLTIDPDFGDKTLFAKLVNEAHKRGMRVMLDAVFNHMGFASMQWQDVLANGKKSRFASWFHIHDYPLTPFHNPLKGEGAPQYDTFAFESRMPKLDTANPAVQDYLLQVATYWIQAFDIDAWRLDVANEVDHHFWKRFYSAVTAIKPDFYILGEVWHSSQPWLNGDEFSGVMNYAFTQQIEDHFLTGKQTAAGMTALLTDQLMLYRDQTNQVMLNMLDSHDTPRLLTVAGDDIDLALQALTFAFLQTGTPCLYYGTEMGMDGENDPDDRKPMDWTKLGQPIWQRVAKLIGFRREHAATLGRGMTKLEVTPSGLIKVVRHGRETLTAYFNTTASSVPLTAAPVLHQRFAQNELAPKGFVVVVN
- a CDS encoding IS30 family transposase, with the translated sequence MTHSQTNTHKHYQQLSFSDRATIQALQAAGDTATVIAQKLHRSKATISREITRGSVTQLDSKRHSHQVYLAETAQAMHDRKRDRTGHYAFLKTGRAFFKALARELTRKPRVHSVDSFVHFYRDQGKACPSTTTVYRYIDAGLLELDNMTLPKKLRRRIKGYKNAHKRKNKKIYGDSIELRPAAVNDRTGVGHWEGDLVKGIRLADEPALMTLTERYSRTEIIVKIPDYHAGTCLKALQDTIDDYGAKEFESITFDNGSEFAKLSEIVGTQIYFAHPYSPWERGTNENANGLLREFFPKGKSLRAITLVEIQAVQSALNHRPRRILNYLRPCDYYRCMA
- a CDS encoding ClC family H(+)/Cl(-) exchange transporter, yielding MARPVKEKFDVTRLRFVLLGLLVGLMSGTVVSAFRYCIEVGLRYSRLVYGHLRIAPFVWWQWALLIGVNLGLALIVAWLLKKEPYISGSGIPQVEGQLAGELEMHWWSILWRKFVGGVLALGPGLFLGREGPSIQLGASVGQGLAAGFKLSGTDRRLLIASGSAAGLAAAFNAPIAGTLFVLEEVYHNFSPLVWLTALAGAIGSDFVSLNVFGLVPVLHLSYSRSLPVSSYWHLILLGILLGLFGYLYQRILLVMPRWYRNLTHLPRPLQGIVPFLLVILVGYFAPNLLGGGNGLIVGFGQYVPSLLVLIAIFVVRFVFSMISYGSGLPGGIFLPILSLGAVIGAIYGVFMNQLGLLPHVYIMNLIIFSMAGYFAGIGKAPFTAILLVTEMVGNLTHLMPLAVLSLTAYLVVDLLGGAPIYEALLEQMTMPKTVQQLHRPDRLEIPVFFGSPLNGKMVRDMPWPKEALLIGIRRGEQEVIPHGDSLIREGDTLVLLTDATQRARVKRRIDALSAALGKTHQNS
- the secG gene encoding preprotein translocase subunit SecG; translated protein: MQSLLTTFLVIDSILIVIATLMQPSKQQDALSALSGGATDLFGKTKSRGFEAFMEKVTVVLGVIFFGLAIALVYLEAH
- the rnr gene encoding ribonuclease R → MTTVGHIRNELLATFRKNPKIDYSVQTLSRALKLNEGTDFKTLVQALTGMENDNLIHPISEGRYAWGGTPKVLTGIFHGNEKGFGFVAIEDQDNDVYVPSTSTDFALDGDTVEVRTVREARPNDTRGPEGEITKVVERSLTTLVGEFKPFSDKDRAKSGFIGMVVSHEKKLKNFPVYVKDTGTMPQLGDMTVTEITEFPNEHHPKLMYGMVVETLGNKNDPGVDIMSLVMQNHIKTEFPDEVMTQTNDIPDHVTPEERVNRKDITDQAVVTIDGDDSKDFDDAVVVWKLPNGNFHLGVHIADVSHYVTEGSALDKEAFDRGTSTYLVDRVIPMLPFRLSNGICSLNPGVDRLAMSCDMEIDQDGHVVNHEIYQSIIKSHARMTYNNVNKIVTDHDPEVMAEYQELVPMFEDMVQLHQILYKMRHARGAIDFEENEAKIIVDDMGHPTDIVLRERGVSERMIESFMLAANETVAEHYNKQHLPFLYRVHETPDADRIKEFMEFIASFGITVPMKKGKEITPKQLQDVVTDVTGTPEEAMVSVKMLRSLKQARYSPDPLGHFGLAAKYYCHFTSPIRRYPDLVAHRLIRDYAVEGTGDDIKASWNKKLPDIAAQASMAERRSIDAERAVDDLKKAEFMADKVGEEFDAVVSGVTSFGMFVALPNTVEGLVHITRMTDDYYSFIDSQMALVGERTKRTYRIGQSLRVKLDNVDIDQRQVDFSLIPDENTPTSDLGKFVKKEDRRERRPNGNKPGFGNNNHGGPNRNQHNNRPRKPAGAPHQGKHYNAKRGTK